A genomic region of Notamacropus eugenii isolate mMacEug1 chromosome 3, mMacEug1.pri_v2, whole genome shotgun sequence contains the following coding sequences:
- the TNS2 gene encoding tensin-2 isoform X7, giving the protein MKSSSPVERLLRALGRRDSARAVCRPGKSEPHSFREKVFRKKPPACTACKVTIDGTGLVCRVCKAAAHRKCEAKVTTTCQALPPVELRRNTAPVRRIEHLGSTKSLNHSKQRSTLPRSFSLDPLMERRWDLDLTYVTERILAAAFPGRFDEQRHRGHLRELAHVLQSKHRDNYLLFNLSEKRHDLNRLNPKVQDFGWPDLHAPPLDKLCSICKAMENWLSSSPQHVVVLYCKGNKAKLGVIVAAYMHYSKISASEDQALATLTMRKFCEDKIASEFQPSQRRYISYFSGLLSGSIRMNSSPLFLHHVLMPVLPAFEPGTGYQPFLKIYQSMQLVYTSGVYHISNPGPQQLCISLEPALLLKGDVLVTCYHKGGRESERTLVFRVQFHTCTIHGPHLTFSKDQLDEAWTDERFPFQASVEFVFSSGPEKIKGREPPRNDASVSVDYNTTDSAVRWDSYENFNQHHEDSGDGSPPHTRGPLDGSPYAQVRRAPRPSPPRPPQEHPPPPLLSVSSDSGHSSTLTTEPPADSPTRPPPTAAERQELERLLGGCGIGGVGRGVGRETAILDEEDQLLPGSGAPLGVYQSQRPGLSRHCSCRHGYREPCGAPNGGGYYRPEGTLERRRLAYGGYEALPQGYGEVPLEKRQLCRSLSEGPYPYPPKLGKQANGDFGYRLPGYRDVVILEDGGLPALCSCPACEEKLALPTAALYGLRLEREAGEGWTGEPGKPLLHPLRTRHPVPLLMPTYGHHHAAVPDYNCLKQPKAGEDGHEGYPYALCPEGRYGHPGYPTLMAYSSGGAMPGYCPTYGRSARGYVSPSESRGYPSPGVHSPCPGSVLPGSPSYPPSSKLSYEIPPEEGGDGYPLPGHLAQAGSLTPTDSPEPGLWQEGHNGHITVPRPTQNTQGVENAPSDLSGSPTPLHTSSPVQGKESPQNRESQSPSLAPALRLNPEVALSAPQGNPEKTPDLPSTSGTDPPTSSPFHSTSPSSSPRDWPQERNPAMYSGSANPRTPVPTTLPGLRHATWQGPHGPSDSPDGSPLTPVPAQMPWLVPTPEPPQSSPTPAFPLAASYDSNGTAQPPLPEKRHPPATGQQAGRLWSGECASPPGRGATHHVTFAPQLPDDAPSSPEPPAQESQSNVKFVQDTSKFWYKPHLSRDQAISLLKDKEPGAFLIRDSHSFQGAYGLALKVATPPPSTQAWKGDPLEQLVRHFLIETGPKGVKIKGCPSEPHFGSLSALVSQHSIVPISLPCCLRIPSKDPLDKTPEVSAHTNMSTASDLLRQGAACSVLYLTSVETESLTGPQAVARASSAALSCSPTPAPVTVHFKVSAQGITLTDNHRKLFFRRHYPVNSITFCSIDPQDRRWTNTDGTTSKIFGFVARKPGSPWENVCHLFSELDPDQPAVAIVTFITKVLLGQRK; this is encoded by the exons ATGAAGTCCAGCAGCCCAGTGGAGAGGCTGCTCCGAGCCCTGGGGAGAAGGGACAGCGCCCGGGCTGTGTGCAGG CCTGGGAAGTCTGAGCCACACAGTTTTAGGGAGAAGGTTTTCCGGAAGAAGCCACCAGCCTGTACTGCCTGTAAGGTGACGATTGATGGGACCGGGCTGGTGTGCCGAG TTTGCAAAGCAGCAGCACATCGAAAATGTGAAGCCAAG GTGACCACGACGTGCCAGGCCCTGCCTCCTGTGGAGCTG AGGAGAAACACCGCACCAGTCAGACGCATTGAGCACCTG GGATCCACCAAGTCTTTGAATCATTCCAAGCAGCGGAGCACCTTGCCCAG GAGTTTCAGCCTCGACCCACTCATGGAGCGCCGCTGGGACCTGGATCTGACCTATGTGACCGAGCGAATCCTGGCAGCTGCCTTCCCAGGAAGGTTTGATGAACAGAGACACCGAGGCCACCTTCGGGAACTGGCACATGTGCTGCAGTCCAAGCACCGGGACAACTACTTG CTCTTCAACCTGTCGGAGAAACGGCATGACCTGAACCGCCTGAACCCCAAG GTCCAAGACTTTGGCTGGCCCGACTTACACGCGCCCCCCCTGGACAAGTTGTGCTCCATTTGCAAGGCCATGGAAAACTGGCTTAGCTCCAGCCCCCAGCATGTGGTTGTTCTCTATTGCAAG ggaAACAAGGCCAAGCTGGGTGTTATTGTAGCGGCCTACATGCATTACAGCAAGATCTCGGCCAG tgaaGACCAGGCTTTGGCTACTCTCACCATGCGCAAGTTTTGTGAAGACAAAATAGCCTCTGAGTTCCAGCCCTCCCAGCGCAG GTACATCAGCTACTTCAGCGGTCTCCTGTCTGGCTCCATCAGAATGAACAGCAGCCCCCTGTTCCTCCACCACGTGCTCATGCCTGTTCTGCCTGCCTTTGAGCCAGGAACTG GTTATCAACCATTCCTCAAGATCTATCAGTCCATGCAGCTTGTCTACACATCTGGAGTCTA TCACATCTCAAACCCAGGGCCCCAACAGCTTTGCATCAGCCTGGAGCCTGCGCTTCTCCTCAAAGGTGATGTCCTG GTGACATGCTATCATAAGGGAGGTCGGGAGTCAGAGCGGACCCTTGTGTTCCGGGTTCAGTTCCACACATGTACCATTCATGGACCCCATCTCACCTTCTCTAAGGACCAGCTGGATGAGGCCTGGACAG ATGAAAGATTCCCATTCCAAGCCTCGGTGGAATTTGTCTTCTCCTCTGGCCCTGAGAAAATAAAAG GTCGGGAACCCCCACGAAATGATGCGTCTGTTTCTGTTGACTACAACACCACAGATTCAGCTGTGCGCTGGGACTCCTATGAGAACTTTAACCAACACCATGAGGACAGTGGGGATG gttccccaccccacacCCGGGGACCCTTGGATGGCAGCCCTTATGCCCAAGTACGACGGGCCCCTCGGCCCTCCCCACCAAGGCCCCCCCAAGAACATCCCCCACCACCACTCCTCTCAGTCAGCAGTGACTCAGGCCATTCTTCTACCTTGACCACAGAGCCCCCAGCTGACTCCCCCACTCGCCCTCCCCCTACTGCTGCAGAACGTCAGGAGCTGGAGCGACTCCTAGGAGGCTGTGGAATAGGTGGGGTGGGCCGGGGAGTGGGCCGGGAGACCGCCATTTTGGATGAAGAGGATCAGCTGCTTCCTGGCAGTGGTGCCCCACTTGGAGTCTACCAGAGTCAGAGGCCTGGCCTGAGCCGACACTGTTCCTGTCGCCATGGTTATAGAGAGCCCTGTGGGGCTCCCAATGGAGGTGGCTACTACAGACCAGAGGGGACCTTGGAAAGAAGGCGGCTGGCCTATGGGGGCTACGAGGCCCTCCCTCAGGGCTATGGGGAGGTCCCCCTGGAGAAAAGACAGCTCTGCCGATCCCTGTCTGAGGGACCATATCCTTACCCACCAAAGCTGGGCAAACAAGCCAATGGGGATTTTGGCTACCGTCTTCCTGGCTACCGAGATGTAGTGATCTTGGAAGATGGGGGTCTGCCTGCTTTGTGCTCATGCCCAGCCTGTGAGGAGAAACTGGCGCTGCCCACAGCTGCCCTATATGGCCTGCGACTGGAGAGGGAGGCAGGTGAGGGGTGGACAGGAGAGCCAGGGAAGCCCCTCCTGCACCCTTTACGGACCAGGCACCCAGTACCACTGCTAATGCCTACTTATGGACACCACCATGCTGCAGTGCCTGACTACAATTGCCTGAAGCAGCCTAAGGCCGGAGAGGATGGTCATGAGGGGTATCCCTATGCTCTCTGCCCTGAAGGAAGGTACGGGCATCCAGGGTACCCTACCCTGATGGCATACAGCAGTGGGGGAGCGATGCCCGGGTACTGCCCCACATATGGGCGGTCAGCCCGGGGTTATGTGTCACCCAGTGAGAGCAGAGGGTATCCCAGCCCTGGAGTCCACTCTCCCTGTCCTGGCTCCGTCTTGCCAGGAAGCCCCTCCTACCCACCATCCAGCAAGCTGAGTTACGAGATACCTCctgaggagggaggggatgggTACCCATTGCCGGGGCACCTGGCTCAGGCAGGCAGCTTGACACCTACAG ATTCACCGGAACCAGGCTTATGGCAGGAGGGCCACAATGGGCACATTACCGTTCCCCGGCCAACCCAAAATACCCAGGGTGTAGAGAATGCCCCATCTGATCTGTCTGGCTCCCCTACCCCTCTTCATACCAGCAGCCCAGTCCAGGGCAAGGAAAG CCCTCAGAACCGAGAGAGTCAATCTCCTAGTCTGGCACCTGCCTTGAGACTGAATCCAGAAGTAGCTCTGTCTGCTCCCCAGGGGAATCCTGAAAAGACTCCAGATCTGCCTTCAACAAGTGGGACTGATCCGCCAACCTCCAGTCCTTTCCATTCAACCTCTCCTTCCAGCTCACCCAGGGACTGGCCTCAGGAGAGGAACCCAGCCATGTACTCTGGCAGTGCCAATCCCCGGACCCCAGTGCCTACCACACTGCCTGGCCTTCGTCATGCCACCTGGCAGGGTCCTCACGGTCCCTCAGACAGTCCAGATGGGTCACCCCTCACACCTGTGCCTGCCCAGATGCCTTGGCTTGTGCCAACCCCTGAGCCCCCACAAAGTTCACCCACACCTGCCTTTCCTCTGGCTGCATCCTATGATTCCAATGGCACTGCCCAGCCCCCACTGCCTGAGAAACGGCACCCACCAGCAACTGGGCAGCAGGCAGGCCGACTGTGGAGTGGGGAGTGTGCATCTCCACCAGGCAGAGGGGCCACCCACCATGTCACCTTTGCTCCCCAGCTTCCGGATGATGCCCCCAGTTCTCCAG AGCCCCCTGCCCAAGAGAGCCAGAGCAATGTCAAGTTTGTACAGGACACATCCAAGTTCTGGTATAAACCACACCTGTCAAGAGACCAAG CCATCTCCCTGCTGAAGGACAAGGAGCCTGGTGCATTCCTGATACGAGATAGTCATTCCTTCCAAGGGGCATATGGGCTGGCGCTCAAAGTGGCTACACCTCCACCCAGCACCCAGGCCTGGAAAG GTGACCCCTTGGAACAGCTTGTACGTCATTTCCTCATCGAGACAGGACCCAAAGGGGTGAAAATCAAGGGATGCCCCAGTGAGCCCCACTTTG GTAGCCTGTCAGCTCTGGTCTCCCAACACTCTATCgtccccatctcccttccctgctGCCTCCGAATCCCTAGTAAAG aTCCCCTGGACAAGACCCCTGAGGTGTCAGCGCACACCAACATGAGCACAGCATCAGACCTCCTGCGGCAGGGAGCAG CCTGCAGCGTATTGTACCTGACCTCCGTGGAGACCGAGTCCCTGACTGGCCCCCAGGCTGTAGCCCGGGCCAGTTCGGCTGCTCTGAGCTGCAGCCCCACCCCAGCACCAGTCACTGTCCACTTCAAGGTCTCAGCCCAAGGCATCACTCTGACTGATAATCATCGGAA GCTCTTCTTCCGGCGACATTACCCAGTGAACAGCATTACCTTCTGTAGCATAGACCCTCAGGATAGAAG ATGGACCAACACAGATGGAACCACCTCTAA GATCTTTGGTTTTGTGGCCAGGAAGCCGGGCAGCCCCTGGGAGAACGTATGTCATCTCTTTTCGGAGCTCGATCCCGACCAGCCAGCTGTTGCCATTGTCACTTTCATCACCAAAGTTCTGCTGGGTCAGAGAAAGTGA
- the TNS2 gene encoding tensin-2 isoform X6 translates to MSQTGRFRIATRGPICCIQPGKSEPHSFREKVFRKKPPACTACKVTIDGTGLVCRVCKAAAHRKCEAKVTTTCQALPPVELRRNTAPVRRIEHLGSTKSLNHSKQRSTLPRSFSLDPLMERRWDLDLTYVTERILAAAFPGRFDEQRHRGHLRELAHVLQSKHRDNYLLFNLSEKRHDLNRLNPKVQDFGWPDLHAPPLDKLCSICKAMENWLSSSPQHVVVLYCKGNKAKLGVIVAAYMHYSKISASEDQALATLTMRKFCEDKIASEFQPSQRRYISYFSGLLSGSIRMNSSPLFLHHVLMPVLPAFEPGTGYQPFLKIYQSMQLVYTSGVYHISNPGPQQLCISLEPALLLKGDVLVTCYHKGGRESERTLVFRVQFHTCTIHGPHLTFSKDQLDEAWTDERFPFQASVEFVFSSGPEKIKGREPPRNDASVSVDYNTTDSAVRWDSYENFNQHHEDSGDGSPPHTRGPLDGSPYAQVRRAPRPSPPRPPQEHPPPPLLSVSSDSGHSSTLTTEPPADSPTRPPPTAAERQELERLLGGCGIGGVGRGVGRETAILDEEDQLLPGSGAPLGVYQSQRPGLSRHCSCRHGYREPCGAPNGGGYYRPEGTLERRRLAYGGYEALPQGYGEVPLEKRQLCRSLSEGPYPYPPKLGKQANGDFGYRLPGYRDVVILEDGGLPALCSCPACEEKLALPTAALYGLRLEREAGEGWTGEPGKPLLHPLRTRHPVPLLMPTYGHHHAAVPDYNCLKQPKAGEDGHEGYPYALCPEGRYGHPGYPTLMAYSSGGAMPGYCPTYGRSARGYVSPSESRGYPSPGVHSPCPGSVLPGSPSYPPSSKLSYEIPPEEGGDGYPLPGHLAQAGSLTPTDSPEPGLWQEGHNGHITVPRPTQNTQGVENAPSDLSGSPTPLHTSSPVQGKERYRSHGRELVSGHTGRGQAESPQNRESQSPSLAPALRLNPEVALSAPQGNPEKTPDLPSTSGTDPPTSSPFHSTSPSSSPRDWPQERNPAMYSGSANPRTPVPTTLPGLRHATWQGPHGPSDSPDGSPLTPVPAQMPWLVPTPEPPQSSPTPAFPLAASYDSNGTAQPPLPEKRHPPATGQQAGRLWSGECASPPGRGATHHVTFAPQLPDDAPSSPEPPAQESQSNVKFVQDTSKFWYKPHLSRDQAISLLKDKEPGAFLIRDSHSFQGAYGLALKVATPPPSTQAWKGDPLEQLVRHFLIETGPKGVKIKGCPSEPHFGSLSALVSQHSIVPISLPCCLRIPSKDPLDKTPEVSAHTNMSTASDLLRQGAACSVLYLTSVETESLTGPQAVARASSAALSCSPTPAPVTVHFKVSAQGITLTDNHRKLFFRRHYPVNSITFCSIDPQDRRWTNTDGTTSKIFGFVARKPGSPWENVCHLFSELDPDQPAVAIVTFITKVLLGQRK, encoded by the exons ATGTCCCAAACTGGTAGATTCAGGATTGCGACACGAGGTCCTATCTGCTGCATTCAG CCTGGGAAGTCTGAGCCACACAGTTTTAGGGAGAAGGTTTTCCGGAAGAAGCCACCAGCCTGTACTGCCTGTAAGGTGACGATTGATGGGACCGGGCTGGTGTGCCGAG TTTGCAAAGCAGCAGCACATCGAAAATGTGAAGCCAAG GTGACCACGACGTGCCAGGCCCTGCCTCCTGTGGAGCTG AGGAGAAACACCGCACCAGTCAGACGCATTGAGCACCTG GGATCCACCAAGTCTTTGAATCATTCCAAGCAGCGGAGCACCTTGCCCAG GAGTTTCAGCCTCGACCCACTCATGGAGCGCCGCTGGGACCTGGATCTGACCTATGTGACCGAGCGAATCCTGGCAGCTGCCTTCCCAGGAAGGTTTGATGAACAGAGACACCGAGGCCACCTTCGGGAACTGGCACATGTGCTGCAGTCCAAGCACCGGGACAACTACTTG CTCTTCAACCTGTCGGAGAAACGGCATGACCTGAACCGCCTGAACCCCAAG GTCCAAGACTTTGGCTGGCCCGACTTACACGCGCCCCCCCTGGACAAGTTGTGCTCCATTTGCAAGGCCATGGAAAACTGGCTTAGCTCCAGCCCCCAGCATGTGGTTGTTCTCTATTGCAAG ggaAACAAGGCCAAGCTGGGTGTTATTGTAGCGGCCTACATGCATTACAGCAAGATCTCGGCCAG tgaaGACCAGGCTTTGGCTACTCTCACCATGCGCAAGTTTTGTGAAGACAAAATAGCCTCTGAGTTCCAGCCCTCCCAGCGCAG GTACATCAGCTACTTCAGCGGTCTCCTGTCTGGCTCCATCAGAATGAACAGCAGCCCCCTGTTCCTCCACCACGTGCTCATGCCTGTTCTGCCTGCCTTTGAGCCAGGAACTG GTTATCAACCATTCCTCAAGATCTATCAGTCCATGCAGCTTGTCTACACATCTGGAGTCTA TCACATCTCAAACCCAGGGCCCCAACAGCTTTGCATCAGCCTGGAGCCTGCGCTTCTCCTCAAAGGTGATGTCCTG GTGACATGCTATCATAAGGGAGGTCGGGAGTCAGAGCGGACCCTTGTGTTCCGGGTTCAGTTCCACACATGTACCATTCATGGACCCCATCTCACCTTCTCTAAGGACCAGCTGGATGAGGCCTGGACAG ATGAAAGATTCCCATTCCAAGCCTCGGTGGAATTTGTCTTCTCCTCTGGCCCTGAGAAAATAAAAG GTCGGGAACCCCCACGAAATGATGCGTCTGTTTCTGTTGACTACAACACCACAGATTCAGCTGTGCGCTGGGACTCCTATGAGAACTTTAACCAACACCATGAGGACAGTGGGGATG gttccccaccccacacCCGGGGACCCTTGGATGGCAGCCCTTATGCCCAAGTACGACGGGCCCCTCGGCCCTCCCCACCAAGGCCCCCCCAAGAACATCCCCCACCACCACTCCTCTCAGTCAGCAGTGACTCAGGCCATTCTTCTACCTTGACCACAGAGCCCCCAGCTGACTCCCCCACTCGCCCTCCCCCTACTGCTGCAGAACGTCAGGAGCTGGAGCGACTCCTAGGAGGCTGTGGAATAGGTGGGGTGGGCCGGGGAGTGGGCCGGGAGACCGCCATTTTGGATGAAGAGGATCAGCTGCTTCCTGGCAGTGGTGCCCCACTTGGAGTCTACCAGAGTCAGAGGCCTGGCCTGAGCCGACACTGTTCCTGTCGCCATGGTTATAGAGAGCCCTGTGGGGCTCCCAATGGAGGTGGCTACTACAGACCAGAGGGGACCTTGGAAAGAAGGCGGCTGGCCTATGGGGGCTACGAGGCCCTCCCTCAGGGCTATGGGGAGGTCCCCCTGGAGAAAAGACAGCTCTGCCGATCCCTGTCTGAGGGACCATATCCTTACCCACCAAAGCTGGGCAAACAAGCCAATGGGGATTTTGGCTACCGTCTTCCTGGCTACCGAGATGTAGTGATCTTGGAAGATGGGGGTCTGCCTGCTTTGTGCTCATGCCCAGCCTGTGAGGAGAAACTGGCGCTGCCCACAGCTGCCCTATATGGCCTGCGACTGGAGAGGGAGGCAGGTGAGGGGTGGACAGGAGAGCCAGGGAAGCCCCTCCTGCACCCTTTACGGACCAGGCACCCAGTACCACTGCTAATGCCTACTTATGGACACCACCATGCTGCAGTGCCTGACTACAATTGCCTGAAGCAGCCTAAGGCCGGAGAGGATGGTCATGAGGGGTATCCCTATGCTCTCTGCCCTGAAGGAAGGTACGGGCATCCAGGGTACCCTACCCTGATGGCATACAGCAGTGGGGGAGCGATGCCCGGGTACTGCCCCACATATGGGCGGTCAGCCCGGGGTTATGTGTCACCCAGTGAGAGCAGAGGGTATCCCAGCCCTGGAGTCCACTCTCCCTGTCCTGGCTCCGTCTTGCCAGGAAGCCCCTCCTACCCACCATCCAGCAAGCTGAGTTACGAGATACCTCctgaggagggaggggatgggTACCCATTGCCGGGGCACCTGGCTCAGGCAGGCAGCTTGACACCTACAG ATTCACCGGAACCAGGCTTATGGCAGGAGGGCCACAATGGGCACATTACCGTTCCCCGGCCAACCCAAAATACCCAGGGTGTAGAGAATGCCCCATCTGATCTGTCTGGCTCCCCTACCCCTCTTCATACCAGCAGCCCAGTCCAGGGCAAGGAAAGGTACAGAAGCCATGGGAGAGAGCTGGTATCAGGTCATACTGGGAGGGGCCAGGCCGAAAG CCCTCAGAACCGAGAGAGTCAATCTCCTAGTCTGGCACCTGCCTTGAGACTGAATCCAGAAGTAGCTCTGTCTGCTCCCCAGGGGAATCCTGAAAAGACTCCAGATCTGCCTTCAACAAGTGGGACTGATCCGCCAACCTCCAGTCCTTTCCATTCAACCTCTCCTTCCAGCTCACCCAGGGACTGGCCTCAGGAGAGGAACCCAGCCATGTACTCTGGCAGTGCCAATCCCCGGACCCCAGTGCCTACCACACTGCCTGGCCTTCGTCATGCCACCTGGCAGGGTCCTCACGGTCCCTCAGACAGTCCAGATGGGTCACCCCTCACACCTGTGCCTGCCCAGATGCCTTGGCTTGTGCCAACCCCTGAGCCCCCACAAAGTTCACCCACACCTGCCTTTCCTCTGGCTGCATCCTATGATTCCAATGGCACTGCCCAGCCCCCACTGCCTGAGAAACGGCACCCACCAGCAACTGGGCAGCAGGCAGGCCGACTGTGGAGTGGGGAGTGTGCATCTCCACCAGGCAGAGGGGCCACCCACCATGTCACCTTTGCTCCCCAGCTTCCGGATGATGCCCCCAGTTCTCCAG AGCCCCCTGCCCAAGAGAGCCAGAGCAATGTCAAGTTTGTACAGGACACATCCAAGTTCTGGTATAAACCACACCTGTCAAGAGACCAAG CCATCTCCCTGCTGAAGGACAAGGAGCCTGGTGCATTCCTGATACGAGATAGTCATTCCTTCCAAGGGGCATATGGGCTGGCGCTCAAAGTGGCTACACCTCCACCCAGCACCCAGGCCTGGAAAG GTGACCCCTTGGAACAGCTTGTACGTCATTTCCTCATCGAGACAGGACCCAAAGGGGTGAAAATCAAGGGATGCCCCAGTGAGCCCCACTTTG GTAGCCTGTCAGCTCTGGTCTCCCAACACTCTATCgtccccatctcccttccctgctGCCTCCGAATCCCTAGTAAAG aTCCCCTGGACAAGACCCCTGAGGTGTCAGCGCACACCAACATGAGCACAGCATCAGACCTCCTGCGGCAGGGAGCAG CCTGCAGCGTATTGTACCTGACCTCCGTGGAGACCGAGTCCCTGACTGGCCCCCAGGCTGTAGCCCGGGCCAGTTCGGCTGCTCTGAGCTGCAGCCCCACCCCAGCACCAGTCACTGTCCACTTCAAGGTCTCAGCCCAAGGCATCACTCTGACTGATAATCATCGGAA GCTCTTCTTCCGGCGACATTACCCAGTGAACAGCATTACCTTCTGTAGCATAGACCCTCAGGATAGAAG ATGGACCAACACAGATGGAACCACCTCTAA GATCTTTGGTTTTGTGGCCAGGAAGCCGGGCAGCCCCTGGGAGAACGTATGTCATCTCTTTTCGGAGCTCGATCCCGACCAGCCAGCTGTTGCCATTGTCACTTTCATCACCAAAGTTCTGCTGGGTCAGAGAAAGTGA